A window of the Trichoderma asperellum chromosome 4, complete sequence genome harbors these coding sequences:
- the TPC1 gene encoding mitochondrial thiamine pyrophosphate transporter (TransMembrane:2 (i177-198o218-238i)~BUSCO:EOG092D3JGK), protein MSPRGGHLKDEGSRLQVVSAGAIAGLVSRFIVAPLDVVKIRLQLQPYSLSDPLAPLREAPAYRGTVHTIKHILKHEGLTGLWKGNVPAELMYVCYSAAQFTAYRSTTVFLQTALPRRLPDSAETFVAGAVSGAAATSVTYPLDLLRTRFAAQGRHKVYSSLRGALWDIKRDEGFRGFFRGLGPALAQIIPFMGIFFASYEGLRLQLNDLHLPWGSGDATAGIMASVMAKTAVFPLDLVRKRIQVQGPTRSKYVYNDIPVYTSAGRAIRVIFQTEGLRGLYKGLPISLIKAAPASAITLWTYEQSLKLLMSFDENKDDKGAL, encoded by the exons ATGTCGCCACGAGGCGGCCACCTCAAAGATGAG GGCTCAAGACTCCAAGTCGTATCAGCTGGCGCAATAGCTGGGCTCGTCTCTCG ATTCATCGTCGCGCCCCTCGACGTCGTCAAGAtccgcctccagctccagccatACTCTCTCTCCGACCCCTTGGCCCCCCTCCGCGAAGCCCCCGCCTACCGCGGCACCGTCCACACCATCAAGCACATCCTCAAGCATGAGGGCCTGACGGGTCTGTGGAAGGGCAATGTCCCTGCAGAGCTCATGTACGTGTGCTACTCGGCCGCCCAATTCACCGCCTACCGCTCCACGACCGTCTTCCTGCAGACCGCGCTGCCCCGGCGCCTGCCCGACTCGGCCGAGACCTTCGTCGCCGGCGCCGTCTCCGGGGCGGCTGCTACGAGTGTCACGTACCCTCTCGACCTGCTGAGAACGCGATTCGCCGCCCAGGGGAGGCACAAGGTGTATTCCTCCCTCAGAGGCGCTCTGTGGGACATCAAGCGCGACGAAGGGTTCAGGGGCTTCTTCCGCGGCCTGGGTCCTGCGCTGGCCCAGATCATCCCCTTCAtgggcatcttcttcgcctcatACGAAGGTCTGCGGCTCCAGCTCAACGACCTCCATCTTCCTTGGGGCAGTGGCGACGCCACCGCCGGCATCATGGCCAGCGTTATGGCCAAGACGGCCGTCTTCCCCCTCGACCTCGTGCGCAAGCGCATCCAGGTACAGGGCCCCACGCGAAGCAAGTACGTGTACAACGACATTCCCGTGTATACTTCCGCAGGTCGGGCTATACGGGTCATTTTCCAGACGGAGGGGCTGCGAGGCCTGTATAAGGGTCTGCCTATTAGTTTGATCAAGGCTGCTCCTGCGAGTGCAATTACGCTGTGGACGTATGAGCAGAGTTTGAAGCTCTTGATGAGCTTTGACGAAAATAAAGACGACAAAGGGGCATTGTAA
- a CDS encoding uncharacterized protein (EggNog:ENOG41) — MNNDQFRKLMLANSAKPSKDRASPTGASPIANHGSLGSRQRSSIPMTPRSLGGTQADFARQLAERNQALHPQKKFKSSAPRGVKLGTGYIDRSQTREANEDDREERLKALEKALKDEEIDQSTYEKLRFQIAGGDLGSTHLVKGLDFKLLERIRKGEDIYGKKEAGKEDPEEVAAEEDVDDEFDQLEELDVQAITKEKVEKKKGNLSTVALAPGKKRTRDQILAELKAARLAAKEAQESTLGDRFKKIGAKQKPGTRIEKDSKGREVLIIVDEDGHEKRKVRKVQRDEGDSQSGLLMPDKDAKPLGMEVPEQYRKKEEPEEDDGDVDIFEDAGDDYNPLAGVEGSDSDSDEEESDSNQRKVSMEAGTKESMPPPPKPSLTQPERRNYFKDAKTGLISEKANRGPSMSDPAILAAIKKAASLRPIEQDAEDDKAKEEAKALEERRKKLLQMQSRDDDDIDMGFGTSRFEDEEDFDDSKVKLSKWGDDTGEEGSSRGDKSKRKRGPKKRKGDANSAADVMRVVEQRKKSG, encoded by the exons ATGAATAATGACCAATTTCGAAAATTGATGCTGGCTAACTCGGCCAAGCCGTCAAAAGATCGAGCTTCTCCCACAGGCGCGAGTCCCATCGCAAATCATGGATCATTAGGTTCTCGACAGCGAAGCAGCATCCCTATGACACC ACGGTCATTAGGGGGCACACAGGCCGATTTTGCGCGACAACTAGCCGAGAGGAACCAAGCGCTACACCCGcaaaagaagtttaaatcATCTGCCCCAAGGGGAGTGAAGCTGGGTACGGGTTATATCGACAGGTCACAAACTCGTGAGGCCAACGAAGATGACCGGGAGGAGAGATTAAAGGCACTTGAAAAGGCTCTTAAAGACGAAGAAATCGATCAGTCAACATACGAAAAACTAAGATTCCAAATCGCGGGTGGAGATCTTGGGAGTACGCATCTGGTAAAGGGGCTCGATTTCAAGCTTCTTGAAAGGATACGCAAAGGCGAGGACATCTACGGAAAGAAGGAAGCGGGAAAAGAGGATCCTGAAGAAGTcgccgctgaagaagatgtggACGATGAATTCGATCAACTTGAAGAACTGGACGTACAAGCAATCACAAAGGAAAaggtggaaaagaaaaaggggaatCTCTCAACTGTGGCTCTGGCTccagggaagaaaagaacacGCGACCAAATTTTAGCGGAGCTAAAAGCAGCCCGGCTAGCAGCAAAGGAAGCCCAAGAATCAACTCTCGGAGATCGATTCAAAAAAATTGGAGCAAAACAAAAGCCAGGAACCAGGATCGAGAAAGACAGTAAAGGGAGGGAGGTTTTAATTATTGTAGACGAAGACGGAcatgagaagaggaaagtgCGGAAGGTACAGCGCGACGAGGGAGATTCACAGAGTGGCCTTCTAATGCCAGACAAGGATGCTAAACCGCTAGGTATGGAAGTTCCTGAACAATAtcgaaagaaggaggagccagaggaagacgatggtGATGTGGATATctttgaagatgctggcgatgattACAATCCGCTGGCCGGAGTGGAGGGATCCGACTCTGAttcggatgaagaagagagcgacAGCAACCAGCGAAAAGTAAGCATGGAAGCTGGCACCAAAGAATCTATGCCACCCCCACCAAAACCGTCTCTTACACAGCCAGAACGGCGCAACTACTTCAAAGATGCAAAGACGGGACTTATATCCGAGAAAGCAAATAGAGGACCATCTATGTCTGATCCGGCAATATTGGCGGCCATTAAGAAGGCAGCATCTCTCAGGCCCATTGAGCAAGATGCTGAGGATGATAAAGCCAAGGAAGAGGCCAAAGCACTGGAAGAACGACGCAAGAAGCTCCTTCAAATGCAGAgtagagatgatgatgacatcGACATGGGCTTTGGCACTAGTCGAtttgaggatgaggaagatttTGACGATTCGAAGGTCAAGCTGTCGAAGTGGGGCGATGACACTGGAGAAGAGGGTTCAAGTAGAGGCGACAAGTCAAAGCGGAAGAGGGGACCGAAGAAGCGGAAGGGCGATGCTAACAGCGCGGCGGACGTGATGCGGGTCGTCGAGCAGCGCAAGAAGTCGGGGTGA